TATAGTATTTGAAGATACCTATAACATTACCATCAGTGGAAAGATTACAGACCCAAGTATTGTTGGTGCAGCAGGAAATTATCTTTTGGCCAGCAATAACTCTGAAGTTATTGATGAAGACGCCGGATGGTATAAAACCTGGGTAAAAGTTGTTAATTTTGAGAGCCCTGATTCCGATTGGGGATACTCTCCGGTTTTTGGATCATTTTACGCAGGCGTTGCTAATGATGATTTTGACTCTCCATGGTTATGGGCCGATGCACAGGTACTACAGCAATGGATCCATACAGCCGAATCCGACGCCACTGACGGAGGTTTCTGGGCTTATGCTTCAGGCACCGGGAGCTCATCAGGTTTAGAGGGCTGGATCTTCATTGCGGTCGAGGCAAGTCAAGCTGACCCGCAATACTGGTTCATCTACGAGTTCAATACCGACACTTTCCACACTTTTAATGATCTATAAAATTCATTGGCGACAGGCTCAATCGCAGCCTTCAAATAACAGCATCTTTAATGATGCATGTATACCTCTAGAAATACAAAACCATGACTAAAATCCACTCAACCTCTCCCTTACCTGTCGCATTCATTTATGCTGCGGCATTCCTTATTTCGACGCTTCAGTTAAACGCCTTATCCACCGACGACGCGTCCTACATTTACTTCTCCGGCTCTGAGGCGGAAGTCAGTGATTTGTTAGGCACCACGAATTCATTCACAGACATCGTTGATGATATCGACACCACGACGGAGGATGATGATGGCAACCTATCAACAACCTTATCAGAAACTTCCTGGTTTGCCGGATGGGAGTACTCCACCATAACCGGACTGGATTCATCCTACATTAGTTATGACGAAGACAACGATGAATATGAAGTCGTCTACTTCCTCGAGACCTCTTCTGACGACAGCAATATATTTGGCAGTCAACTTCAGCAAATTACCAGCTCGACCACCGTACTGGAATTTACTGAAGACGGAGAGGATGAAGCAGACTTATCAATTGAGAACTCCACGTTTCTAAATACGATTTCCGACTCCATTATTTGCCGAATCTACGTCAAAGGATCATCAGCGAGTGATGTCAGCGATTTTTCCATAGATTTCTTTTATCCAGTTGATGCAACGGCAACTGCCTACACCTATACGATCTCAGATGGGACGACTAATCCCTTATCGGTTACCGAAGAAGACCTTTTCACAGAATACGAAGAAGACATCATTGAAGAGATTGATGAGCTGGAAGATTCGGATTCGGACGGCACAACCAGTGCTGTTTTGAGCGCGCTCGAAGATGAGGCGGAAACCGACGGTACTGAAGCCCTGATTGAATTAATCCTACAAGACAAGGATTCCTACGTTGGCGATCTGGAAACGGTCATTGAGGCACTCAATGAAATAGAAATAGACGTCGGCGATGAAACCGAGGACGACACCACGGTTTTCGATCTCTCCTTGGAGGAATTGAATGACTATGGTGTTCAAACGGGTGATGTAAACTTACCGATTATGTATTTTGATTTCGACGGTCTCGACGTTACATCAGTTGATGATACAACCGTCCTGAGCACACTTTTTGACGCTGTCGATAACAATGGCTCAACCGAAGAGACCGTGACTTTTACTCCGGATGACATTACAGACGATTTCATGGAATCGCTGGTAGATCTTCTGAATCTTTCCATTGATGAGGACGATGGTGGCGCTGACACTGAGGGGACATACATAAGTCCATTGATAGTTGATGACACCTATACAGTCACGATCAGCGGAGAGATTACAGACCCAAGTATTGTTGGTGCAGCAGGGAATTATCTTTTGGCCAGCAATAACTCTGAAGTCATCGATGAAGACACCGGATGGTATGACACCTGGGTGGGAGTTGTTAATTTTGAAAGTACCGATTCCGATTGGGGATACTCTCCGGTTTTTGGATCATTCTATGCAGGAGTCGCCAATGCTGATTTTGACTCTCCATGGCTATGGGCTGATACGCAGGTATTACAGCAATGGATCCACACCATTGAGTCCAACGCCACTGACGAAGGCTTCTGGACTTATGCCGTAGATAATGGTGAAGGTTCAGTTCTGAGCGGCTGGGTCTTCATTGCGGTCGAAGCAAGTGAAGCTGACCCGGAAAACTGGTTCATCTACGAGTTCAATACTGATACTTTCCACACTTTTAGTGACCAATAAAATGCATTGGCAACAGGTTTGATCGCACCCTTCAGATAGCAACATATTTAATGATGCATGCATACCCCTAGAGATACAAAACCATGACTAAAATCCACTCAACCCCTCCCTTGCCGGTCACCTTCATTTATGCTGTGGCATTCCTTATTTCGACGCTTCAGTTAAACGCCTTATCGACCGACGACACTTCATATATTTTCTTCTCTGGCTCCGGGGCAACCGTGACCAACTCATCCGATGCGACGGAAACTTTTACTGACATCAGCGATGATTCATCTGCCGCCTTTATTGCAGGATGGGAGTATGGATCCATCGAGGGTGCCTCAGGAGAATCCTACGCATCTTATGATTCCGATACAGGCGAATACGAAGCCACATTGGTTTATCTTACTTCCGGTGATAACATTTTTGGCATGGAAGTTCAGCAAGTGGAAGACACGACTCCTGAATTAGAATATACCAATGAAGACGACACGAAAGATACGCAATGGTTTGATAACTCCACCTTATTAGACAGTCTGTATGATGAAATCCTTTGTAGCATCTATTTCAAGGGATCTTCGGCTAGCGACGTGAGCGAGTTTTCCGTCAATTTCTATAACGCGTCATCAACGACAAACATATTCAGTTATAGTATCAATAACGGAGTCACCGAGTCGATCACTACGGATGATGAAAGCACTTATGCTGGTTATCAAAACGAGATCCTCGACCAGCTTGTGGACATATATGCAGACCTCACTGAGGACAGCTCAGACACATCGTCCGATATTCATGTCGCCTTTTTTGATGTTCTTGAATTCAAGACAACAACAGACACAACAGCCTATGAAGAGCTCGTAGAGTTTGTCCTGCTTGATTATGATGACAAACTTGATTACGGCACCGAAGTAAATGATGAACTCAACGAAATCTATGTTACTGTCGATGACACTCAAACCCTTGTCTACAATTTGTCTATCGATGACTTTACCGACTACGAATCAACGAATACCGACAGTATAGCAATCATGTCTTTTGATTTCGTTGGCCTCGACGTCACCTCAGTCGACAATACCACTCTCTTGGACACAATATTCGATGCGGCCCAAACTTATGGCACTTCGGATACCGATACAGAATTCACTGCGGATACGCCTACTGGCGACGATTTGACTTCGCTGATGGACTCGCTGGTGGACCTGCTCAATCTATCGATTGACGAAGAGGATGATGGCGCGGACTCTCAAGGAGTCTACACCATTGCAATCTCCACCAGCAGTTACGATGCAACCATCAGTGGAACCATTACCGACCCGGGTTTAGTCAGTGCAGCAGCTACAAATTACGTTTTGTCCAACGACAACAGTGTCATTATTGATCAAAACTCCGGATGGTATGGCACATGGATGGGGGTTGTCCACTTTGACAATGTGAATGCAGCCTGGGGTTATTCTCCAGTATTTGGTTTTTTCTACGGTGGAGTTGCAAATTTTGATTCAGACCTTCCCTGGCTATACTTGGATTCAATACAAAACTGGATTCATACAATCGAGCCTAACGCCACGGACGAGGGTTTTTGGGCTTTTGTTCCAGATACCGGGAATCCAGCAGACTTGAATGGCTGGCTCTTCTTTGTCATCGAAGCAAGTGATGCCGATCCTGACAACTGGTTCATCTACGAGTTCAACACTGATACTTTCCACACCTTTGGTGATTTGTAAACCAGCGACAATAACTTAAACCATATTAAGGTCTTATCATGTATGTAAGTGTTTCATCCCTTTCTAAACTAAGAGCACTGTCATTTTTGTTGCTGCCCTATTTTTTACTAAATCCTTTAAATGCAGCAGAACTAGACTTCGAATACATATATTTCTCTGGAGATGGAGCAACGGTGACAGATTCGGGCACCACTGCATTCACCGAAATCACAGATGATGATACGGATACCTATTGGTATGCCGGCTTTGACTATTCATCGTTAACCGGTATGGATACCTCTTACGTTAGTTATGATTCTGATTCGGGAGAATATGAAATCGTCTTCCTCTTTGAAGCATCATCTGACGACGGTAATATTTTTGCCAATGTCTTACGGCAGACAAACAGCGTAATTCAGCTGGCTGAACTCGTGGATACGAATGATGATGAATCACTCGATGAATTAGATATTTCCTTCCTCTCATTCACTGAATCTTCACTTACAGTTAAAAACTCAACCTATATACACACCGTCGCTGATAGCATTGTCTGCCGCATTTATGCCAAAGGAACCTCGGCTACGGACGTAAGCGAGTTCTCAATCGACTTTTATTACCCAACTGACGTTAGCGCCAGCGCCTATTCTTACACCATAACGGGTACTTCAAGCTATCAGTATTTCACAGACGATGAAGACGATTTCGACGATTATATAAGAGAGATCGCACTGCAGGCTGAAGAAGTGGCAGAATCTGACACGGATGACAACACCAGTGATCTGATGGAACTCTTTCTCAATTACTTGGACTCGGACGCTACGGAAGATCTAATTGCATTGATTTTATCGGACAAAGACACCTACCTGACTGACGTTCAAACTGTTCTGGACAGCATGAACGGTTTCGAGGTCACCATCGACGGCACCGATTACGCTGCATTCGACCTTACCCTTACAGAACTGAGCGACTATGATGATCTGACTGGTGGCAGTGATTTACCTGTAATGTCGTTTGATTTTGATGGTCTCGACGTTACCTCTTTTAGCAGCGACGCATTAGACATATATCAGTATGTCGGCCTCGTCTCATCGACCAATACCTTATTGACCGCACTCTTCGACGCTGCTTCGACCTATGGCGACACCGATTCAACGACGACATTCACGCCTGGTGACTTATCCAATAAAGAGTTATACTGGCTTATTATCCTTATGGACTATTCTATCGACGAAGACGACGATGGTGCCGATTCTCAGGGAGTTTATTCCATCTCTGTTGTTAACGATACTTATGACGCAATCATTAGTGGAACAGTAACCGACCCCAGCATAGCCGCTGGATTATTCAGCACGCTGACAGACAGCGACAGTACCGTTATTGTCGATGAAGATTCAGGTTGGTATGATACCTGGATGGGATTCGTCAACATCCCCGAATCTGATCCGGAATGGCCGTATTCCGCTATGTTTGGCTTTTTCTATTTCGGAGCAGGCGATGTTACGAATCCATGGTTTTATCCGGTTCATCCAACGCTTAATACATGGATAGCCACCAATGAAGCCTTAGCCAGCAATGAAGGCTTCTGGGCCTACGCCATTGATATCGACGACGCTTCAGTGTTGAATGGCTGGCTCTTCTTCGCAGTTGATGCAAGTGAAGCTGATTTGGAAAGCTGGTATGTTTACGAGTTCAATACCGACACTTTTCACGCCTTTAGCGATTTGTAGGACAGCAATGTAACTCGCCAAAGTCAGGCAGGCTTAAGCGAATCGCCACCAAACCACTTGTTCAGGCAGTCCGGAATCTTAACTGAGCCGTCTTCCTGATAGTTGTTCTCCAGAATAGCGGCCAGCACACGTGGAATCGCCAGAGCAGAGCCATTCAGCGTATGGACGATTTCAGCCTTACCGCCACCAGATGGACGATAACGAATACCGGCACGGCGTGCCTGAAAATCAGTGAAGTTAGAGCAACTGGATACCTCCAGCCAGCGTTCCTGACCGGCAGCCCATACTTCGAGGTCATACTGCTTGGCGTGAGGGAAACCAATATCTCCTGTGCACATCAAGAGCACACGATACGGCAGGCCGAGCTTTTGCAGTAACGTTTCGGAATGCGCTTTCAGGCTCTCCAGTTCTTCAAAACTCGTTTCCGGGTGTGTCCACTTAACCAGCTCTACCTTGTCAAACTGGTGCAGGCGATTCAGCCCACGCACATGACTGCCCCAGCTTCCGGCTTCACGACGAAAACAAGGCGTGTAACCACAGCGATAAACCGGCAACTCCTTCTCATCAAAGGTCTGATCACGGAAGAAATTGGTAATCGGGACCTCCGCCGTCGGGATCATGTAAAAATCCTCCGTCGGCATGTGATACATCTGACCTTCCTTATCCGGCAATTGTCCCGTGGCGGTGGCACTGGCCGCATTGACCATCAACGGCGCAAGCATTTCAACAAACCCGGCGTTGTTAGCTTCTTCCAAAAAGAAACTAATTAATGAGCGCACCAGACGCGCCATGTCACCCACGTAAAATGGGAAACCTGCGCCGGTTGCCACGACACCACGCTCAAAGTCCACAGCCTGATTAAACCAGGGAATATCCCAATGCGGGATGGCCTGCGCAGAACAATCGCCCTTGCTCCCCCACTCCGCTGCAACGACATTTTCGTCCTCAGTTTTCCCTACCGGCACGCTTTCGTGTGGCATATTGGGAATACCAAGAACCAGCTCCTTCCACTGGGTCTCAAGTGCCGCAGCTTCAGCTTCGAGAGCCTTGACCTCATCAGCCATTGCTTTCATCGCCTTCAGTTTCTCCTGAAACTCAGGGGACTTCTTATCCTTAAACTGACCAACTTCCTTACTGGCTGTTTTTTGCTCAGATCGACGTGACTCTGCCTTCTGAATCGCCTCCCGGCGTTTCTCGTCAAGGACAAGGACGGCATCCAGGTCCACGGCAAATTTCTTCTTCGCAATGGCGTTGCGAAGGCTTTCAGGGTCTTCTCGGAGCAGACGAATATCAATCATGGCAATTTTTTGAAAGGCCATGAGTAAGGCGAATCCACTTTATGGATTCAAGCCCGCAATTCGCTTATCACAGTACTGGCCACAGAGTCACAGAGGACACAGAGCAATTCTCAAAAATCCTTCTGCGTTGTATCAATGATCAAGGTCACTGGTCCGTGGTTGACTGCATCGATGACCATCATCGCACCGAATTCCCCAGAAGGCACAAATTTGCCAAGCTTGGCAGAGAGGGTTCCGATAAAACGCTCGTAAAGCGGGATGGCCTTTTCCGGTGGACCAGCCCGGTTGAATGACGGACGGGTGCCTTTCTTCAAATGGCCATAGAGCGTGAACTGACTGATGACAAGGACACCGCCATCAATGTCCATGACTGAACGGTTCATCTTACCGTCTTCATCTTCAAAGACACGCAATGAGGCCACCTTTTGCGCCAACCATTCAATCTCATCACCTGTATCATCCTGGCTGATCCCCAGAAACAGAAGCAAACCAGGACCGATTTCGCCTTTGACCTTATCTTCGACAGATACGGAGGCTTTGGAAACTCTTTGAACAACGGCACGCATGAAAAAACACTAGCCACAGACTAACAAATACTTCAAAGCTTCGGGCAAGGTTGGGTATTGGAACTCAAAACCAAGCTCAGGGAGCCGGCGGCTTTTGACTTCAAGATCAGAGAGAACCGTTTCGGCTGCCATTTCACCAAAAGCTAACTTTACCGCAATGGCGGGGGCTGGCACAAGACTGGGACGCCCAAGGACCTGTCCAAGCACAGTGGCAAATTCGCGGTTGGACACGGGATTCGGGGCAACCGCATTGATAACTCCGCTCACCGAATCGTTTTCAATCGCCAGACGGAAAACATGCACCAGATCATCGAGTGCAATCCAGCTCGCGATCTGTTTGCCATTACCAACCGGTCCACCAACACCTGCCTTGAAGGGAGTGATCATCTTGGCCAGTGCTCCGCCCTTTGGTGAAAGCACGATGCCGATTCGGATTTGCGCAACACGAATCCCGGCATCTTCCGCTGCATTGGTTTGGGGCTCCCACTCTTTGCAAACATCGGCCAGGAAACCAGTGCCATAAGATGAATCCTCGTCGACAGCCTCACGCTTTTTGTAACCATAAATGCCGATAGCAGAGGCGTTGATCAAGGCCTTGGGCTTCGGCTCCAAACTCGCCGCAGTCTCAGCAATAAGGCGTGTGCTCTTGATTCGGCTATCAAGGATACGACGCTTCACCTCAGACGTCCAACGCTGAGCAATGCCCTCCCCGGCCAAATTGACAATTGCGTCACAACCATGGAGTTTTTCTTTCTCAATCGTTCCAGCCTCAGGATTCCAACAAACGATATCATCTCCACTGCTACGTGAAATGGGCAAAACCATGTGCCCGTCTTTTTTCAAAGACTCAGAGAGTGCCTGCCCAACCAGACCACTGGCTCCTGTAATAGCAATTTTCATGAGGGTATCTTGATAGACTTTAATACATGGAATGAACAGAATTAACCGCAGAGAACGCCAAGCACGCAGAGAAGATTTCTGAGCAAAATGCCAACATACCAGAATCTCTGAGCACTTTGCATTCTCTGTGGTTAATGGCGTTACTTTTTATCCTTATGAAAGAACTTTAGTTTTTCATAGGCA
The Rubellicoccus peritrichatus DNA segment above includes these coding regions:
- the serS gene encoding serine--tRNA ligase, with product MIDIRLLREDPESLRNAIAKKKFAVDLDAVLVLDEKRREAIQKAESRRSEQKTASKEVGQFKDKKSPEFQEKLKAMKAMADEVKALEAEAAALETQWKELVLGIPNMPHESVPVGKTEDENVVAAEWGSKGDCSAQAIPHWDIPWFNQAVDFERGVVATGAGFPFYVGDMARLVRSLISFFLEEANNAGFVEMLAPLMVNAASATATGQLPDKEGQMYHMPTEDFYMIPTAEVPITNFFRDQTFDEKELPVYRCGYTPCFRREAGSWGSHVRGLNRLHQFDKVELVKWTHPETSFEELESLKAHSETLLQKLGLPYRVLLMCTGDIGFPHAKQYDLEVWAAGQERWLEVSSCSNFTDFQARRAGIRYRPSGGGKAEIVHTLNGSALAIPRVLAAILENNYQEDGSVKIPDCLNKWFGGDSLKPA
- the dtd gene encoding D-aminoacyl-tRNA deacylase; protein product: MRAVVQRVSKASVSVEDKVKGEIGPGLLLFLGISQDDTGDEIEWLAQKVASLRVFEDEDGKMNRSVMDIDGGVLVISQFTLYGHLKKGTRPSFNRAGPPEKAIPLYERFIGTLSAKLGKFVPSGEFGAMMVIDAVNHGPVTLIIDTTQKDF
- a CDS encoding TIGR01777 family oxidoreductase, whose translation is MKIAITGASGLVGQALSESLKKDGHMVLPISRSSGDDIVCWNPEAGTIEKEKLHGCDAIVNLAGEGIAQRWTSEVKRRILDSRIKSTRLIAETAASLEPKPKALINASAIGIYGYKKREAVDEDSSYGTGFLADVCKEWEPQTNAAEDAGIRVAQIRIGIVLSPKGGALAKMITPFKAGVGGPVGNGKQIASWIALDDLVHVFRLAIENDSVSGVINAVAPNPVSNREFATVLGQVLGRPSLVPAPAIAVKLAFGEMAAETVLSDLEVKSRRLPELGFEFQYPTLPEALKYLLVCG